From a single Chitinophaga sp. Cy-1792 genomic region:
- a CDS encoding RNA polymerase sigma factor, with amino-acid sequence MQIMYKLCDEQLITLFKKGHTSALEELVHRHKDKVYTSILLLVKDAYLAEDIFQDTFIKIIDTIRAERYTEKGKFLPWAMRIAHNLCVDHFRKIKRTPMIKTGDDKDIFDVLGFSDSCAEEKIITRQSHDRVRRMLDLLPEEQREVIILRHYAELSFKEIADLTQVSINTALGRMRYGLINLRKMMTEKQICL; translated from the coding sequence ATGCAAATAATGTACAAATTGTGCGATGAGCAATTAATTACCCTTTTTAAGAAAGGCCACACATCGGCATTAGAAGAACTGGTACACCGTCATAAAGACAAGGTGTATACCTCTATTCTGCTACTGGTAAAAGATGCTTATCTGGCAGAGGATATCTTCCAGGATACCTTCATCAAAATCATCGACACCATCCGTGCCGAGCGTTACACTGAAAAAGGAAAATTCCTGCCCTGGGCAATGCGTATTGCTCACAATCTCTGTGTAGATCATTTCCGCAAAATCAAACGTACGCCGATGATCAAAACCGGCGACGATAAAGATATCTTCGATGTACTCGGCTTCAGCGACAGCTGTGCTGAAGAAAAAATCATCACCAGACAAAGCCATGATCGTGTAAGACGTATGCTGGACCTGCTTCCTGAAGAACAAAGGGAAGTAATCATCCTGCGTCATTATGCAGAACTGAGCTTCAAGGAAATTGCAGACCTTACCCAGGTAAGTATCAATACGGCGTTGGGTCGTATGCGGTATGGTCTGATAAACCTCCGTAAAATGATGACGGAGAAACAAATCTGTCTGTAA
- a CDS encoding acetyl-CoA C-acyltransferase: protein MQSAYIVDAVRTPIGRHGGALSSIRPDDMLAHLIKKILERNSTVDPAVIEDVIAGAANQAGEDNRNVARMAALLAGLPVTVGGNTVNRLCASGLQAIMDASRAIMCGEGDIYLAGGTESMTRAPFVMPKAETPFQRAAEIYDTTLGWRFTNKALSALYYPYSMGETAENVARQWKISREDQDIFALGSQRRYAAAAQAGKWGDEIIPIAAPVAKGDPVIVSKDEHPRETTLDKLFSLKPAFAKDGTVTAGNSSGINDGAALLLIVSEKALKTFNLKPMARVVSMGVAGVDPSIMGIGPVPATRKALQRAGLTVNDLSLAELNEAFASQTLACMRDLHLNDELVNVNGGSIAIGHPLGASGARITTTLLHEMKRRPETRYGLATMCIGVGQGAAIIYERL, encoded by the coding sequence ATGCAATCTGCCTATATCGTTGATGCGGTTCGGACCCCCATAGGTCGTCATGGTGGCGCATTAAGCAGTATCCGCCCGGATGATATGCTGGCCCATCTGATTAAGAAAATCCTGGAGAGAAATTCCACTGTAGATCCCGCTGTTATTGAAGACGTTATTGCCGGTGCTGCCAACCAGGCCGGGGAAGACAACCGTAATGTGGCGCGTATGGCGGCATTGCTGGCCGGGCTGCCTGTTACCGTGGGAGGCAATACGGTCAACCGTCTGTGCGCATCTGGTTTACAGGCTATTATGGATGCTTCCAGGGCCATCATGTGTGGTGAAGGGGATATTTATCTGGCTGGTGGCACAGAAAGTATGACCCGTGCTCCTTTTGTGATGCCTAAAGCGGAAACGCCTTTCCAGCGTGCCGCGGAGATTTATGATACCACATTGGGCTGGCGTTTTACCAATAAAGCCCTGTCGGCCCTGTATTATCCATATTCGATGGGAGAAACTGCGGAGAATGTGGCCCGGCAGTGGAAGATCAGCCGGGAGGACCAGGATATTTTTGCCCTGGGGAGTCAGCGTAGATATGCTGCTGCTGCACAGGCGGGCAAGTGGGGAGATGAGATCATCCCTATTGCGGCACCGGTGGCTAAAGGAGATCCTGTTATAGTGAGTAAGGATGAGCATCCGAGGGAGACCACACTGGATAAGCTTTTTTCCTTGAAGCCAGCCTTTGCCAAAGATGGCACTGTGACGGCGGGGAATTCATCCGGTATAAACGATGGGGCAGCGTTGTTGCTGATTGTATCAGAAAAGGCCTTGAAGACCTTCAATCTGAAACCTATGGCCAGAGTGGTGTCTATGGGTGTGGCGGGCGTAGATCCTTCCATTATGGGGATTGGCCCGGTGCCGGCTACACGAAAAGCCTTGCAGCGTGCAGGTTTGACCGTTAATGACCTGAGTCTTGCCGAGTTGAATGAGGCTTTCGCTTCGCAGACGCTGGCGTGTATGCGTGACCTTCACCTGAACGACGAGCTGGTAAATGTGAATGGCGGATCTATTGCGATTGGTCATCCGCTGGGAGCCAGTGGCGCGCGTATTACAACCACTTTGCTGCATGAAATGAAGCGCAGGCCGGAAACCCGGTATGGGCTGGCAACCATGTGTATTGGGGTGGGGCAGGGCGCTGCTATTATTTATGAACGATTGTAA
- the rlmN gene encoding 23S rRNA (adenine(2503)-C(2))-methyltransferase RlmN, which translates to MKSDKKNIRHFSLPQLQEYFGSIGEKAFRAKQVYEWLWLRHAASFEAMTNLSKDLRSKLEENFTLPAVAVDATQHSNDGTIKSRFRLHDSHLVEGVLIPTDSRQTACVSSQVGCSLSCKFCATGYMARKRNLDFDEIYDEVALINQQAMDAYGKKLTNIVFMGMGEPLLNYKNVLQAIEKITSPEGMGMSPKRITVSTAGVAKMIRQLGDDKVRFNLALSLHAANDKKRSEIMPINDSNSLQELIDALNYFYKATGNEISFEYILFDNFNDSKEDADELIKIYRQVPADLVNIIEYNPIDNAKFQKPDALKAEQFMEYLAKNRVNARLRRSRGKDIDAACGQLANKG; encoded by the coding sequence ATGAAGTCTGACAAGAAAAATATCCGGCATTTTAGTCTGCCACAACTACAAGAATATTTTGGATCCATTGGGGAAAAAGCATTTCGTGCCAAGCAAGTGTACGAATGGCTATGGCTTCGCCATGCCGCCAGCTTTGAAGCAATGACCAACCTCTCCAAAGACCTGCGGAGTAAACTGGAAGAAAACTTTACGCTGCCTGCCGTAGCCGTTGATGCTACCCAGCACAGTAACGACGGTACTATTAAAAGCCGCTTCCGCCTGCATGACAGTCACCTCGTAGAAGGGGTACTTATTCCTACAGACAGCCGCCAGACAGCCTGCGTATCTTCACAGGTAGGTTGCAGCCTCAGCTGTAAGTTCTGCGCCACCGGTTATATGGCACGTAAACGTAACCTCGACTTTGACGAGATCTACGATGAAGTAGCCCTGATTAACCAGCAGGCAATGGATGCCTATGGCAAAAAACTCACGAATATCGTATTCATGGGTATGGGCGAACCGCTGCTGAACTACAAAAACGTACTCCAGGCTATCGAAAAAATCACTTCCCCTGAAGGAATGGGCATGTCGCCGAAACGTATCACCGTTTCAACTGCCGGCGTGGCCAAAATGATCCGTCAGCTGGGAGACGATAAAGTAAGATTCAATCTGGCCCTGAGCCTGCACGCAGCAAATGATAAAAAACGCAGCGAAATCATGCCTATCAACGACTCCAACAGTCTGCAAGAGCTGATAGACGCGCTGAACTATTTCTATAAAGCTACCGGCAACGAAATTTCATTCGAATATATCCTCTTCGATAACTTCAACGATAGCAAAGAGGACGCTGACGAACTGATTAAAATTTATCGTCAGGTTCCTGCCGACCTCGTAAATATCATCGAATACAATCCGATCGATAATGCAAAGTTCCAGAAACCAGATGCCCTCAAAGCAGAACAGTTCATGGAATATCTCGCGAAAAACCGTGTGAATGCAAGGTTGAGACGCAGCCGGGGTAAAGACATCGACGCCGCCTGTGGCCAGCTCGCCAACAAAGGTTAA